Proteins from one Drosophila gunungcola strain Sukarami chromosome 3R, Dgunungcola_SK_2, whole genome shotgun sequence genomic window:
- the LOC128259449 gene encoding juvenile hormone esterase: MIKFFLVELLVLLASSSVFSIEVDTELGRVRGSNLTSRLGLPFHAFRGIRYAEPPLGDLRFVNPQPVKSWAPTTFDATEDGPMCPQPWDNMTDVSEDCLRLNVYTKDLKGRRPVIVFIHPGGFYVFSGQSKYLAGPEHLMDRDCVLVSLNYRLGSLGFLATGTKEAPGNAGLKDQVMALRWIQKHIHRFGGDPDSVTLLGYSAGSISVALHMLSPMSRGLFHRGICMSASPYGPVPFNSNDLLLAQRQARLLKCPQGPVREMVDCMRRKPYLDYVSTYNGMFEFGWNPVLNWKIVVEEDFGQERYLIESPFKTARRGDFHKVPLITGITEFEFLSGVFFDLRNESIVSKYNQDWEHFAPIALLLDRNSTQSRSASRVLRDKYMPESRDKLEYPKSLKGMGELLSDALIGVSFHRFLRMMAPHTPIYTYLFRYKGRYSFLKNPDNQQAMGPVHHDELIYLFHVGLISPLLKREDPENLTIERMTRMWIEFAQKGDPHNKSDQYLKDLNWPLYNSRDQAYLEIGDTLTAKTGGFFLERYQIWEELFPLASFT, encoded by the exons AtgataaagttctttttagtGGAACTGCTGGTTCTACTGGCCAGTTCGTCGGTTTTCTCGATCGAAGTGGACACCGAACTGGGACGCGTACGGGGATCAAATTTGACCTCCAGATTGGGATTGCCTTTCCATGCCTTTCGAGGCATTCGGTATGCAGAGCCGCCTTTGGGCGACTTGCGTTTTGTGAACCCGCAGCCTGTGAAATCCTGGGCACCCACGACCTTTGATGCCACTGAAGATGGTCCGATGTGCCCGCAACCATGGGACAATATGACCGATGTTTCCGAGGACTGTCTGCGGCTGAATGTGTATACGAAGGACTTGAAAGGTCGGCGACCGGTAATCGTCTTCATCCATCCTGGAGGCTTTTATGTGTTCTCGGGACAGAGTAAGTATTTGGCAGGTCCCGAACATTTAATGGATCGCGATTGTGTCCTGGTTTCGCTGAATTACCGGCTGGGTAGCTTGGGCTTCCTGGCCACCGGAACTAAGGAGGCTCCGGGCAATGCCGGACTCAAGGATCAGGTCATGGCACTGCGCTGGATCCAGAAGCATATCCACCGCTTTGGCGGTGACCCCGATAGTGTGACCCTTCTGGGTTACAGTGCGGGCAGTATTAGCGTGGCTCTTCACATGCTATCGCCCATGTCGAGGGGTCTCTTCCATCGCGGCATCTGCATGAGCGCCTCACCATATGGACCAGTGCCGTTCAACAGCAATGACCTTCTATTGGCCCAACGACAGGCCAGATTGCTAAAGTGCCCGCAAGGACCTGTTAGGGAAATGGTAGACTGTATGAGACGAAAACCCTACCTGGATTATGTGAGTACCTACAACGGAATGTTTGAGTTTGGCTGGAATCCCGTGCTCAACTGGAAAATAGTAGTTGAGGAGGACTTTGGCCAGGAGCGATATCTTATCGAGAGCCCCTTCAAAACCGCTCGACGTGGCGATTTCCACAAGGTTCCTCTCATCACTGGCATTACGGAGTTTGAATTCCTTTCTGGAGTATTTT TTGATCTTCGGAATGAAAGTATTGTGAGCAAGTACAACCAGGATTGGGAACACTTTGCCCCCATTGCCCTCCTTTTGGATCGAAACTCAACCCAATCACGAAGCGCCAGTCGAGTTTTGAGAGATAAGTACATGCCTGAGAGCAGGGACAAGCTGGAATACCCAAAATCCCTCAAAGGTATGGGCGAACTTTTGAGCGATGCCTTGATTGGAGTGTCCTTCCATCGCTTTCTTCGCATGATGGCCCCTCACACACCTATTTACACCTATCTGTTTCGGTACAAGGGCAGATATAGTTTCCTGAAAAATCCCGATAATCAACAAGCTATGG GTCCGGTTCACCATGATGAGCTCATATATCTGTTTCATGTAGGCCTTATAAGTCCTCTATTAAAAAGAGAGGATCCTGAGAACTTAACAATTGAGCGTATGACGCGTATGTGGATTGAATTTGCTCAAAAGGG TGATCCCCACAATAAGAGCGATCAGTATCTGAAAGATCTTAACTGGCCCCTTTACAATTCTCGAGATCAGGCTTATCTGGAAATTGGTGACACTCTTACAGCAAAAACTGGCGGCTTCTTCCTAGAGCGGTATCAAATCTGGGAAGAATTATTTCCACTAGCAAGCTTTACCTAG